A DNA window from Bacteroides cellulosilyticus contains the following coding sequences:
- the mobC gene encoding conjugal transfer protein MobC, whose product MQNEDDLRGLAKVMDFMRAISILFVVINIYWFCYQSFMEWGVNIGVVDKILLNFQRTAGLFSNILYTKLFSVVFLALSCLGTKGVKEEKITWNKIYVFLTIGFILFFLNWWLLVLPLPLAANTALYIFTMTAGYLSLLAAGVWISRLLKNSLMDDVFNLENESFAQETRLIENEYSVNLRSRFYYKKKWNDGWINVVAIFRACIVVGNPGSGKSFCVVNQFIKQQIEKGFAMYLYDYKFPDLSEIAYNHLLNHSDGYKVKPKFYIINFDDPRKSHRCNPINPAFMTDISDAYEASYTIMLNLNRSWITKQGDFFVESPIILLASIIWFLKIYQGGKYCTFPHAIEFLNKKYADTFTILTSYPELENYLSPFMDAWESNAQDQLQGQLASAKIPLSRMISPALYWVMTGDDFSLDINNPEEPKILVVGNNPDRQNIYSCALGLYNSRIVKLINKKHQLKCSVIIDELPTIYFRGLDNLIATARSNKVAVCLGFQDFSQLRRDYGDKESKVIENTVGNIFSGQVVSETAKTLSDRFGKVLQKRQSMTINRNDKSTSISTQMDSLIPPSKISNLTQGMFVGAVSDNFDERIEQKIFHCEIVVDNEQVKRETANYKKLPKIIDFRDEDGNDRMQEEIQANYNRVKQEVQQIVTDEMERIKNDPDLQHLIKVEE is encoded by the coding sequence GTGTCAATATCGGGGTAGTCGATAAAATCCTGCTGAACTTCCAGCGTACCGCCGGGCTGTTCTCCAATATCCTATATACCAAACTTTTTTCAGTGGTATTCCTTGCACTTTCCTGTTTGGGAACAAAGGGAGTGAAAGAGGAAAAAATCACATGGAACAAGATTTATGTTTTCCTGACAATCGGTTTTATCCTGTTCTTCCTGAACTGGTGGTTATTGGTTTTACCGTTGCCACTGGCGGCAAACACGGCATTGTATATCTTTACCATGACAGCCGGGTATCTTTCGTTATTGGCAGCCGGAGTATGGATTTCCCGCCTGTTGAAAAATAGCCTGATGGATGATGTGTTTAATTTGGAAAATGAAAGTTTCGCACAGGAAACACGCCTGATAGAAAACGAATATTCCGTAAATCTTCGTTCTCGTTTCTACTATAAAAAGAAGTGGAACGATGGATGGATAAACGTTGTAGCAATTTTTCGTGCGTGCATCGTTGTTGGAAATCCGGGCAGTGGGAAGTCTTTTTGTGTCGTAAACCAATTTATCAAACAGCAAATAGAAAAGGGCTTCGCAATGTATCTGTATGACTATAAATTTCCCGACCTTTCGGAGATAGCCTACAATCATTTGCTTAACCATTCGGACGGGTACAAGGTGAAGCCCAAATTTTACATAATCAATTTTGATGACCCACGTAAGAGCCACCGATGTAACCCGATAAATCCGGCATTTATGACGGACATATCAGACGCATACGAAGCCAGTTATACAATCATGTTAAATTTGAACCGCAGTTGGATAACCAAACAGGGGGATTTCTTTGTAGAAAGTCCTATTATCTTACTGGCTTCTATCATTTGGTTTTTGAAAATCTATCAGGGTGGGAAGTATTGTACATTCCCGCACGCCATTGAATTTCTGAACAAGAAATATGCCGACACGTTTACAATTTTAACCAGTTATCCCGAACTGGAAAACTACCTTTCACCGTTCATGGACGCATGGGAATCCAATGCGCAAGACCAGCTTCAAGGGCAGCTTGCAAGTGCTAAAATCCCACTTTCAAGAATGATTTCACCTGCCCTGTATTGGGTAATGACAGGGGATGATTTTTCACTGGATATAAACAATCCGGAAGAACCTAAAATTTTGGTGGTAGGCAATAATCCCGACCGCCAAAATATCTATTCCTGTGCTTTGGGTTTGTATAATTCCCGTATCGTAAAGCTGATAAACAAGAAGCACCAGCTAAAATGTTCTGTAATCATTGATGAATTACCGACCATCTATTTTCGGGGACTGGATAACCTGATAGCAACGGCACGAAGCAACAAGGTAGCGGTCTGTTTGGGCTTTCAGGATTTCAGCCAGTTACGCCGGGACTATGGGGACAAGGAAAGCAAAGTTATCGAAAATACGGTGGGTAATATTTTTTCCGGTCAGGTGGTTTCTGAAACGGCAAAAACGCTTTCAGACCGTTTCGGAAAGGTACTACAAAAACGGCAAAGTATGACTATCAATAGGAATGATAAATCAACCTCAATCAGTACGCAAATGGATAGTTTGATACCACCCAGTAAAATATCCAACTTGACGCAGGGTATGTTCGTGGGTGCGGTCAGTGACAACTTCGATGAACGCATCGAGCAGAAGATTTTTCATTGTGAAATTGTGGTGGATAACGAGCAAGTGAAGCGGGAAACAGCCAATTACAAGAAGCTACCCAAAATCATAGATTTTAGGGACGAGGACGGGAACGACCGGATGCAGGAAGAAATACAGGCAAATTACAACCGGGTCAAGCAGGAAGTTCAGCAGATTGTCACGGACGAAATGGAACGGATAAAGAATGACCCTGACTTGCAGCATCTTATCAAGGTAGAAGAATAA